In a single window of the candidate division KSB1 bacterium genome:
- a CDS encoding nuclear transport factor 2 family protein, which yields MRMSRVEAAARLALGFSEAFNRHDLASIAELLDADCVLETAGPPPEGSAFRGKEAVVAFWERFFHQRPDVRLAVEEVSGLGTRSVLRWRMHPSGTSGTASYVRGVDIFTVAGGSIREQLSYVKGEAE from the coding sequence ATGCGCATGTCCCGCGTGGAAGCAGCGGCACGCCTCGCCCTGGGGTTCAGCGAGGCCTTCAATCGCCATGACCTTGCGTCGATCGCCGAGCTCCTGGATGCGGACTGCGTGCTGGAAACCGCCGGTCCCCCACCTGAGGGGAGTGCCTTTCGCGGAAAAGAGGCGGTTGTTGCTTTCTGGGAGCGCTTTTTTCACCAGAGGCCAGACGTCCGGCTTGCGGTGGAGGAAGTCTCCGGCCTCGGCACTCGCTCCGTGCTGCGCTGGCGAATGCACCCGAGCGGCACCTCGGGCACGGCCTCCTACGTGCGCGGTGTGGACATCTTCACGGTGGCAGGCGGCAGCATCCGCGAGCAGCTTTCGTACGTGAAGGGGGAGGCAGAGTAG
- a CDS encoding DNA polymerase III subunit alpha, giving the protein MNFVHLHTHSHYSFLEGADSIEALCAAAARHEMPALALTDTNGLYGLIWFVREAQECGVQPIVGAEVVTDQARAVLLVKSAQGYRRLCHILSARHLREDFSLAEELIQDRQGLVVISHALPLLEAVVRQSGAADVYVELAPGSVQAPLLACAARHRLPPVATNDVHFVEPQGYGIHRLLRAIDLNTTLSRLPPVVCAHPQSWFKSPAQMAALFPHCPEALANTWRIAEQCTFVPEHTGCIFPNPNGAAGYQRLRELSYQGALWRYGAITPPVRERLEHELAIIQQKGFADYFLVVYDIVRQSPRTCGRGSAAASLVAYCLGITHVDPLRHNLFFERFLNAGRKDPPDIDVDFAWDERDEVLDYVLRTYGEARAAMVANHVCFKARAALHEIAKVYGLTEEEITRVTKRFSRLWFAGDFVELMGSHPLFRGQELPPPWPEIIALAKRLHGVPKQLSVHCGGVVIVPDCIDNYVPRQRAAKGVTIIQWEKDQTEEAGLVKIDLLGNRSLAVIRDALQAIRTNHGVEITYQDWNPIDDPKTQELIRNGDTVGVFYVESPAMRQLQKKAQTGDFEHLVIHSSIIRPAANLFIQAYLARLKGAPYTPLHPLLADILKETYGIMVYQEDVAKTAMALADFDPAEADELRKILSKKHRHKRLADLKAKFYRGALAKGVARQTIDAIWQMIMSFEGYSFCKPHSASYALVSFKSAYLRAHYPAEFMAAVISNQGGYYSTFAYLSEARRMGLKVLLPDVNRSERHYTGRGRELRVGLLQIKGLSEASIAAILAARAHGPFRSFDDFLQRVRIDPAQVRLLIKAGAFDCVEPHASRPELMWHLQYWAAKRHRSAAPVLSLFPDEPLDFPDIPDYDERTVLRHEMEILGFLISRHPLTLYQERLKGLDYVPAKKLPRYAGRTVTTIGWWVTGKVVSTKRDEPMEFMSFEDITALYETVFFPQAYAKFARMISDTRPYVLRGRVQEEYGAVTLNVFDVRFL; this is encoded by the coding sequence ATGAACTTTGTCCATCTACACACCCACTCGCACTACTCCTTTCTGGAGGGCGCAGACAGCATCGAGGCCCTGTGTGCCGCTGCTGCCCGGCATGAGATGCCTGCGCTAGCGCTCACCGACACCAATGGCCTGTACGGCTTGATCTGGTTTGTGCGGGAGGCGCAGGAGTGCGGAGTGCAACCCATCGTGGGCGCGGAGGTCGTTACGGACCAGGCGCGGGCCGTGCTGCTGGTGAAAAGTGCCCAAGGCTACCGCCGGCTCTGCCACATCCTCTCGGCTCGCCATTTGCGCGAGGACTTTTCCTTAGCCGAGGAGCTGATTCAGGACCGCCAGGGGCTTGTCGTCATCAGCCACGCGCTCCCCCTGCTGGAGGCAGTGGTGCGCCAGAGTGGTGCCGCCGACGTCTACGTGGAGTTAGCGCCCGGTTCTGTGCAGGCCCCGCTGCTCGCGTGTGCCGCGCGCCATCGCCTGCCACCGGTGGCCACCAACGACGTTCATTTTGTGGAACCCCAGGGGTACGGCATTCATCGGCTGCTGCGGGCCATCGACCTCAACACCACGCTCTCCCGTCTGCCGCCGGTGGTGTGCGCTCATCCGCAGAGTTGGTTCAAGAGCCCTGCGCAGATGGCGGCGCTTTTCCCCCATTGTCCAGAGGCCCTTGCCAACACCTGGCGCATCGCCGAGCAGTGCACCTTCGTGCCGGAGCATACTGGCTGCATCTTCCCCAATCCCAATGGCGCAGCCGGCTACCAACGCCTGCGGGAGTTGAGCTATCAGGGCGCTCTGTGGCGTTATGGGGCAATCACCCCGCCGGTGCGGGAGCGCCTGGAGCACGAGTTGGCGATCATCCAGCAGAAGGGGTTTGCGGACTATTTTCTCGTCGTGTACGATATCGTCCGCCAGTCGCCGCGCACCTGCGGGCGAGGCTCTGCAGCGGCCAGCTTGGTGGCCTACTGTCTGGGCATTACCCACGTGGACCCCCTGCGGCACAATCTGTTTTTTGAGCGCTTTCTCAACGCCGGGCGAAAAGACCCGCCGGACATCGACGTGGATTTTGCCTGGGACGAGCGCGACGAGGTGCTGGACTATGTGTTGCGCACCTATGGCGAGGCGCGCGCCGCCATGGTGGCCAACCACGTCTGCTTCAAAGCACGGGCTGCCCTGCACGAAATCGCCAAGGTCTACGGCCTCACCGAGGAGGAAATCACCAGGGTCACCAAGAGGTTCTCCCGCCTCTGGTTCGCCGGCGATTTTGTCGAGCTCATGGGCTCCCATCCGCTCTTTCGCGGCCAGGAGCTCCCCCCACCGTGGCCAGAGATTATCGCGCTGGCCAAGCGACTGCATGGCGTGCCTAAGCAGCTCTCCGTGCACTGCGGTGGGGTGGTCATCGTCCCGGATTGCATCGACAACTATGTGCCACGCCAACGTGCCGCCAAAGGGGTCACCATCATCCAGTGGGAGAAGGATCAGACCGAAGAGGCGGGCCTGGTCAAAATCGACCTTCTCGGCAACCGCTCCTTAGCAGTCATCCGCGATGCCTTGCAGGCGATCCGCACCAACCATGGCGTGGAAATCACTTACCAGGACTGGAACCCCATCGACGACCCCAAGACGCAGGAGTTGATCAGAAACGGCGACACCGTGGGCGTCTTTTACGTGGAATCGCCTGCCATGCGCCAGCTGCAGAAAAAGGCACAGACCGGCGACTTTGAACACCTGGTGATTCATTCCAGCATCATCCGGCCGGCAGCCAATCTCTTTATCCAGGCCTATTTGGCGCGTCTCAAAGGGGCCCCCTACACGCCCCTCCATCCTTTGCTGGCCGACATCCTCAAGGAGACCTACGGCATCATGGTCTACCAGGAAGACGTTGCCAAGACCGCCATGGCTCTGGCCGACTTTGACCCGGCCGAGGCAGACGAGTTGCGCAAGATTTTGTCCAAGAAGCATCGCCACAAGCGCCTGGCGGACCTGAAGGCCAAGTTCTACCGCGGTGCTTTGGCCAAGGGTGTCGCACGGCAGACCATCGATGCAATCTGGCAGATGATTATGAGCTTCGAGGGCTACTCCTTCTGCAAGCCCCACAGTGCCAGCTACGCGCTGGTGTCGTTCAAATCGGCCTACCTGCGCGCGCACTACCCGGCGGAGTTTATGGCCGCGGTCATTTCCAACCAGGGAGGCTACTACTCCACCTTCGCCTATCTTTCGGAAGCGCGGCGCATGGGGCTGAAGGTGCTGCTGCCGGACGTCAACCGCAGCGAACGCCACTACACCGGCAGGGGGCGAGAGTTGCGCGTCGGCCTGCTGCAGATTAAAGGCCTGTCCGAGGCAAGCATCGCGGCCATTTTGGCAGCGCGCGCCCACGGGCCATTCCGCTCGTTCGACGACTTTCTGCAGCGCGTGCGCATCGACCCGGCGCAGGTGCGCCTGCTCATTAAAGCCGGAGCATTCGACTGCGTGGAGCCGCACGCCTCGCGCCCCGAGCTCATGTGGCACCTGCAGTACTGGGCTGCCAAAAGGCACCGCAGTGCCGCACCGGTGCTCTCTCTGTTCCCGGACGAACCCCTTGACTTCCCCGACATCCCGGACTATGACGAGCGCACCGTCCTGCGTCACGAAATGGAGATATTGGGGTTCCTCATCAGTCGCCACCCACTGACCCTGTACCAGGAACGCCTCAAAGGGCTGGACTATGTGCCGGCCAAAAAGCTCCCCCGTTACGCCGGGCGCACGGTGACGACTATCGGCTGGTGGGTGACCGGCAAGGTGGTCTCCACCAAGCGCGACGAACCGATGGAGTTTATGAGTTTTGAGGACATTACCGCGCTCTATGAGACGGTCTTTTTCCCCCAGGCCTACGCCAAGTTCGCGCGGATGATCAGCGACACGCGGCCGTACGTGCTGCGCGGGCGCGTCCAGGAGGAATACGGGGCAGTGACCCTCAACGTGTTCGACGTCCGCTTTCTGTGA
- the lexA gene encoding transcriptional repressor LexA — translation MDELTPKQALVLSLITRRVNEGAPPTLQELADELGVTSKTAVTKHLDALVKKGYISRSSLARGIRLLRSRAEQTRDREVRVPLLGTITAGRPVLAQQNVEDYLHLPGTFLRSKGAHFALRVRGDSMKDAGILDGDIVIVKSTKEADNGDVVAALIGEEVTIKRLVIKGAKRYLKAENPAFSDIYPEEAWSIQGKVVGLIRHFG, via the coding sequence ATGGACGAATTGACGCCGAAACAAGCTCTGGTGCTGAGCCTTATCACCCGGCGGGTCAACGAGGGCGCCCCTCCGACGCTGCAGGAGCTGGCCGACGAGCTGGGCGTGACTTCCAAGACCGCGGTCACCAAGCACCTGGATGCGTTGGTCAAGAAGGGCTACATCTCCCGCTCCAGTCTGGCCCGGGGCATCAGGCTGCTCAGGTCGCGCGCCGAGCAGACCCGCGACCGCGAGGTGCGCGTGCCCCTGTTGGGGACCATTACCGCAGGCCGCCCGGTACTGGCACAGCAAAACGTCGAAGATTATCTCCACCTGCCAGGCACGTTTCTGCGCTCCAAAGGGGCGCATTTTGCGCTGCGCGTGCGCGGCGATAGCATGAAGGACGCCGGGATCCTGGACGGCGACATCGTCATCGTCAAATCCACAAAAGAGGCGGATAACGGCGACGTCGTGGCCGCCCTCATCGGCGAGGAAGTGACCATCAAGCGGCTGGTCATCAAGGGCGCAAAGCGCTACCTGAAGGCGGAGAACCCGGCGTTTAGTGACATCTATCCTGAGGAAGCATGGAGCATTCAGGGAAAAGTAGTGGGGCTCATCCGCCATTTTGGCTAA
- a CDS encoding TonB-dependent receptor — protein sequence MILRVTALALLFASVATPLFGMAGDAGSVRGSVVEAGSGRPIEGANVIVTGTILGAATDAKGRFIIPKIAPGWYTVVISCMGYREVTLEVRVLPGMPTEVNVSLEQTVIELGGLVVTASRYQQALRDVPASMAVLQAEDIARRSPMEVNQALKYVPGVTTMGSNINIRGASGYSSGIGTRVLVLLDGVPFIRGDDSDVDWDAVVPTQVQQVEVMKGAGSALYGSSALGGVVNVVLKEPEGGSRFFARTYTGFYDRPNRESWIWTNERRHFEGTTLSYTTNFQGIGAWLSSSWRNNTGFRENDDNKTYNFMGKFIARPKPDMRVEVLAGYSKKRTGAFLFWKSYYYATRNGGDPDGTATRSQMRETYLYPSLRHTLGRKVAYAVKGRFLSTSSQDNLEVYKPNLPYQAGVYRRSSATSMGGEVQVNYQYSPQTILVAGIDGQRDVVDAIQYGTPSALKYAAYLQNEYRPWQKLLATIGARYDAQVYNDSTRVGELNPKVGLTYTVSPLTVIRTSVAKGFRAPSTAERYVSTFANQVKVSPNPDLLPERSLSAELGLNHTMLGCINLDVVAYHSDFWNLIEARPQPGLVKYNGMFLPEVKFVNVTRARIRGLESALKLELIRDALTTNLGYCYVHSADLSKNPDGSPTADYGKVLKYRPRHMLTLSSDLHYGRASAGADFRYVSRIERVDKLQQLAIKDLDVTPATYVTDLRFGIKVGSFKVSFFINNVFQYYYIERPAALGPFRDYALQIDFAS from the coding sequence ATGATACTACGTGTCACTGCACTGGCCCTGCTCTTCGCCTCGGTGGCCACACCGCTCTTTGGGATGGCGGGCGATGCGGGCAGCGTGCGCGGCAGTGTGGTGGAGGCGGGCTCGGGCCGGCCCATTGAGGGGGCTAATGTTATCGTCACGGGCACCATCCTGGGGGCCGCCACCGACGCGAAGGGGCGGTTCATCATTCCCAAGATTGCCCCGGGATGGTACACGGTGGTCATTTCCTGCATGGGCTACAGGGAGGTGACCTTGGAAGTGCGGGTGTTGCCGGGAATGCCCACGGAGGTCAACGTCTCCTTAGAACAGACGGTGATCGAGTTAGGAGGCCTGGTGGTCACCGCCAGCAGGTACCAGCAGGCGCTGCGCGATGTGCCTGCGTCCATGGCAGTGCTCCAGGCCGAGGATATTGCCCGGCGCAGCCCGATGGAGGTGAATCAGGCGCTCAAGTACGTGCCCGGCGTGACCACCATGGGCAGCAACATCAACATTCGCGGCGCCAGCGGCTACTCCTCGGGCATCGGCACCAGGGTGCTTGTGCTTCTGGATGGGGTGCCCTTCATCCGTGGCGACGATAGCGACGTGGACTGGGACGCGGTCGTGCCCACGCAGGTGCAGCAGGTGGAGGTGATGAAGGGAGCGGGTTCGGCCCTGTACGGCTCTTCGGCACTGGGTGGTGTGGTCAACGTGGTGCTCAAGGAGCCAGAGGGAGGCTCGCGCTTCTTTGCCCGCACCTACACGGGATTCTACGACCGGCCGAACCGCGAGTCTTGGATCTGGACAAACGAGCGGCGCCACTTTGAGGGCACTACCCTGAGCTACACCACCAACTTCCAGGGCATCGGCGCGTGGCTTTCCTCGTCCTGGCGGAACAACACGGGGTTCCGGGAAAACGACGATAACAAGACGTACAACTTCATGGGCAAGTTCATTGCGCGGCCAAAGCCTGACATGAGAGTTGAAGTGCTGGCCGGCTACTCGAAGAAGCGCACCGGCGCGTTCCTGTTTTGGAAGAGCTACTACTACGCCACCCGCAACGGTGGCGATCCAGACGGCACTGCCACTCGCTCGCAGATGAGGGAGACTTATCTCTACCCCTCGCTGCGGCACACGCTGGGGCGCAAGGTCGCCTATGCGGTGAAGGGCCGCTTTTTGTCCACTTCCAGCCAGGACAACTTGGAAGTCTACAAGCCGAACCTACCGTACCAGGCTGGGGTGTATCGGCGCTCGTCGGCGACGAGCATGGGGGGCGAAGTGCAGGTCAACTACCAGTACAGCCCGCAGACCATTCTGGTGGCGGGCATCGACGGCCAGCGCGATGTGGTGGACGCCATCCAATACGGGACTCCTTCGGCTTTAAAGTACGCCGCCTATTTGCAGAACGAATACCGGCCCTGGCAGAAACTGCTGGCCACGATCGGCGCGCGCTACGATGCTCAGGTCTACAACGATTCTACCCGCGTTGGCGAGCTCAATCCCAAGGTGGGCCTGACCTATACCGTCTCGCCGCTGACCGTGATTCGCACTTCCGTGGCCAAAGGGTTCCGCGCCCCTTCGACCGCAGAAAGATACGTCTCCACCTTTGCCAACCAGGTGAAGGTCTCGCCAAACCCGGACTTGCTCCCGGAGCGCAGCTTGAGCGCCGAGCTGGGACTGAACCACACGATGCTGGGCTGCATCAACCTGGACGTGGTGGCGTACCACTCGGACTTCTGGAACTTGATCGAGGCGCGGCCGCAGCCAGGACTGGTGAAGTACAACGGGATGTTTCTGCCCGAGGTGAAGTTCGTCAACGTGACGCGGGCGCGGATCCGCGGCCTGGAGAGCGCCCTCAAGCTGGAACTCATCAGGGATGCGCTGACGACCAACCTCGGCTATTGCTACGTGCACAGCGCGGACCTCTCCAAGAACCCCGACGGCTCGCCAACTGCGGACTATGGCAAGGTCCTCAAGTACCGGCCCCGCCACATGCTCACGCTCAGCTCGGACCTTCACTACGGGAGGGCTTCGGCAGGAGCGGATTTTCGCTATGTGAGCCGTATCGAGCGGGTGGACAAGCTGCAGCAGCTCGCCATCAAGGACCTGGATGTGACGCCTGCCACGTACGTGACCGACCTGCGCTTCGGGATCAAGGTGGGCAGTTTCAAGGTGAGCTTTTTCATCAACAACGTCTTCCAGTACTACTACATCGAGCGGCCGGCGGCCCTTGGCCCGTTCCGCGACTATGCTCTGCAGATCGACTTTGCCTCGTGA
- a CDS encoding DUF6055 domain-containing protein: MSNLVVASLCLVSLQVHAGSAVSLLATGTPAIAPPGEPCAEPAAFSAERQQGPARACSQFTDSLLTQDGHFLIFYTREGTAAVSPTDVDGDGRPDFVEAVAGAFERSYRVEVEELGFLPPPNMAAWSQPYRVYMRELGTTRGITVEKGRDPNAPVQHRLASHIEVDNDFVSPQEHLSPEAALRATAAHEFFHAIQLGYVSRLITVDGFFAELSAIWMEEQVFPGIEDYRHYLGSFFSAPDIPLNAVSLTVPRIINHMYGASVFAFYLAERFGRQVIRQVWEQMVNEPALEAIHQVCGAHGSSFEEEFTRFSLWNYFTGSRHQPGYGYWEAATFPEVATAKDTAVGVYATRAGQTYWLTATYLSFRLSQSGTYRVALEGTVPSHWTLAAVVEEPAGARIHQVGPGQSITLDIASAPQAVMLLVCNVDRSVEMRMLYFKEKPEEYLLTVQKLDGDQAHDGAPFEVVSAHPNPAAHGVTFTIQRRVMLPMVLDVVDVLGRTVAHQAFPAQRSGMFQLTWPADQGPMTSSGVHFFRFSCPSHVQTVKVTFLRP, translated from the coding sequence ATGAGCAACCTTGTGGTCGCCTCCCTCTGCCTGGTAAGCCTCCAGGTGCACGCTGGCAGTGCCGTTTCGTTGCTGGCTACCGGGACACCTGCCATTGCTCCGCCAGGCGAGCCATGCGCAGAACCGGCTGCTTTTTCTGCCGAACGCCAGCAGGGCCCCGCAAGGGCTTGCTCCCAGTTCACCGATAGCCTGCTCACCCAGGACGGCCACTTTCTGATTTTCTACACCAGAGAAGGCACCGCTGCGGTTTCGCCGACGGACGTCGATGGGGACGGCAGGCCGGATTTCGTGGAGGCCGTCGCGGGCGCGTTCGAGCGCAGCTACAGAGTGGAGGTCGAAGAGCTCGGTTTTCTGCCACCGCCGAACATGGCCGCTTGGAGCCAGCCGTACCGAGTCTACATGCGCGAGCTCGGCACAACCAGGGGCATCACCGTGGAAAAAGGGCGCGACCCCAACGCGCCAGTACAGCATCGTCTTGCCAGCCATATCGAGGTGGATAACGACTTTGTGAGCCCCCAGGAGCATCTATCCCCGGAGGCTGCCCTCCGCGCGACTGCTGCCCACGAGTTCTTTCATGCCATTCAGCTCGGCTACGTCTCCCGCCTCATCACCGTGGATGGCTTCTTTGCCGAACTCAGCGCCATTTGGATGGAAGAGCAGGTCTTTCCAGGCATTGAGGACTACCGGCACTACCTGGGCAGCTTTTTCTCTGCGCCGGACATTCCGCTGAACGCCGTCTCGCTGACTGTGCCGCGCATCATCAACCACATGTACGGCGCCTCGGTGTTTGCCTTCTATCTGGCCGAGCGCTTTGGCCGCCAGGTGATCCGCCAAGTGTGGGAGCAGATGGTCAACGAACCAGCCTTGGAGGCCATCCATCAGGTGTGCGGCGCCCATGGCAGCAGCTTCGAGGAAGAGTTCACCCGCTTCTCCCTCTGGAACTACTTCACCGGCAGCAGGCATCAGCCGGGGTACGGCTATTGGGAGGCCGCAACTTTTCCGGAAGTGGCCACCGCAAAGGACACCGCCGTCGGCGTCTATGCGACGCGAGCCGGGCAGACCTACTGGCTGACGGCGACCTATCTGTCGTTCCGGCTCAGCCAATCTGGCACCTACCGTGTCGCTCTGGAGGGAACCGTGCCCTCCCACTGGACATTGGCAGCAGTGGTGGAAGAGCCGGCAGGAGCGCGCATCCATCAAGTCGGCCCCGGACAAAGCATTACCCTCGACATTGCCTCTGCTCCGCAGGCGGTCATGCTGCTCGTCTGCAACGTCGACCGCTCAGTGGAGATGCGCATGCTCTATTTCAAGGAAAAGCCTGAGGAGTACCTCCTCACGGTGCAAAAGCTCGACGGCGACCAAGCACATGATGGGGCGCCGTTCGAGGTGGTCAGCGCCCATCCCAATCCGGCCGCACACGGCGTCACGTTCACCATCCAGCGCCGGGTGATGTTGCCCATGGTCCTGGATGTGGTCGATGTCCTGGGCCGCACAGTGGCGCACCAGGCTTTCCCGGCGCAGCGGAGCGGCATGTTTCAGTTGACGTGGCCGGCAGACCAAGGGCCCATGACTTCCTCAGGCGTCCACTTCTTTCGCTTCTCCTGCCCAAGCCACGTGCAGACGGTGAAGGTGACCTTTCTCCGCCCATAG
- a CDS encoding glycerol-3-phosphate acyltransferase, with amino-acid sequence MWLTAMCGVGGYLLGSVSPSYFLGRLLRGIDIREHGDGNAGTVNTFAVLGPLPSAVTALFDTGKGLAAMWLTLALGGAPAQAYLAGYAAVIGHVFPFYLGFRGGQGVATAVGLMLFLLGTAIVRGWLAWWHMAVLAGWVAVFAFISRRGEMVGVVVLPLLLLMVDTHASWCWELAFFNLVVAHVLFVNVYNIVVKKVVRLRPELRERVEWWRVLLRPGALAFPLVNLSFGQQSALLLTGAVLAISVVADLLRAHREAPAASTHRNSYLVHPAFLGGYHLSRITAFLAACFLSILLFAPPVALAAIVFVVFGDVFAKLFGLQWGRTPLLGKTVEGTLACLAVCLVAGLFMAEVLPLSPWLLLAGALVATAGELVPLGLNDNLVVPLCSGLVMQLLRRG; translated from the coding sequence ATGTGGCTAACCGCAATGTGCGGCGTGGGCGGCTATCTCCTGGGTTCCGTGTCGCCCAGCTACTTCTTGGGCCGTTTGCTGCGCGGCATAGACATCCGAGAGCACGGCGACGGCAACGCAGGAACGGTGAACACCTTCGCCGTGCTTGGCCCCTTGCCCAGCGCGGTCACTGCGCTGTTCGACACGGGTAAAGGCTTGGCGGCGATGTGGCTGACCCTTGCGCTGGGCGGTGCCCCGGCGCAGGCGTATTTGGCCGGCTACGCTGCGGTGATAGGGCACGTGTTTCCGTTCTACTTAGGATTCCGCGGTGGACAGGGGGTGGCGACTGCCGTGGGGCTCATGCTCTTCCTGCTGGGGACGGCCATAGTGCGCGGCTGGTTGGCGTGGTGGCACATGGCTGTGCTGGCCGGCTGGGTGGCGGTGTTTGCCTTCATCTCCCGGCGCGGCGAAATGGTGGGGGTGGTGGTCCTGCCGCTCCTCCTGCTGATGGTCGATACCCACGCCTCGTGGTGCTGGGAGCTGGCCTTCTTCAACCTGGTGGTGGCCCACGTCCTTTTCGTCAATGTCTACAACATCGTGGTTAAGAAGGTGGTGCGGCTGCGACCTGAGCTCAGGGAGAGGGTCGAGTGGTGGCGGGTGTTGTTGCGTCCTGGGGCGCTCGCCTTTCCGCTGGTGAATCTCAGCTTTGGGCAGCAGAGCGCGCTGCTCTTGACCGGTGCGGTCTTGGCGATTTCGGTGGTGGCGGACCTGCTCCGCGCGCACCGCGAGGCGCCCGCGGCGTCGACGCACCGCAATTCCTACCTGGTGCACCCGGCGTTTCTTGGGGGATACCACCTGTCGCGCATCACCGCCTTCTTGGCGGCCTGCTTTCTTTCCATCTTGCTCTTTGCGCCCCCGGTAGCCCTGGCCGCGATCGTTTTTGTCGTGTTCGGTGATGTGTTCGCCAAACTGTTTGGCCTGCAATGGGGGAGAACCCCGCTGCTGGGCAAGACGGTGGAGGGGACGCTGGCCTGTCTGGCGGTATGCCTGGTGGCGGGCCTGTTCATGGCCGAGGTGCTCCCTCTTAGCCCTTGGCTTTTGCTGGCCGGGGCGCTTGTGGCCACCGCCGGCGAGCTGGTGCCTTTGGGGCTCAACGACAATCTGGTGGTGCCGCTCTGCAGCGGGCTGGTGATGCAGTTGCTGAGGCGGGGGTGA
- a CDS encoding alpha-L-fucosidase, with product MRTLLVVTAMLFCCNSAPRPPAPSGPIPSARQLAWHELEYYAFIHFGMNTFTDREWGDGQEDPSLFNPDALDCRQWARVCKEAGMKGIIITAKHHDGFCLWPSRYTEHSVKNSPWRDGHGDVLAELATACRQYGLKMGIYLSPWDRHEPSYGDTPRYNEFYKNQLREVLTGYGELFEVWFDGACGEGPHGRRQVYDWPAFFAVVRECQPQAVIFSDGGPDVRWVGNERGFADVTNWSLLRRAEVWPGYPRYQELTSGHADGTHWVPAEADVSIRPGWFYHTPEDARVKSVAELLEIYYASVGRNAALLLNVPVDRHGLIPRADSLRLLEFRRALEAEFPEDVARRAHATASQVRGNHRRFAPQRAIDGDNATYWATDDTVTAAWLELDLRRPTLVNRLVLQEYIALGQRVEELHVEAEVDGKWQRVAEGTTIGYKRILRLPEVRARRLRLCITKARACPTIATFALYRAGRP from the coding sequence ATGCGGACCTTACTCGTGGTAACTGCCATGCTCTTCTGCTGCAATTCTGCACCGCGACCTCCTGCGCCCTCCGGCCCGATCCCCAGTGCGCGCCAGCTGGCCTGGCACGAGTTGGAGTACTATGCCTTCATCCACTTTGGCATGAACACCTTCACCGACCGGGAATGGGGCGACGGCCAGGAGGACCCGTCGCTGTTTAACCCGGATGCCTTGGACTGCCGCCAATGGGCGCGGGTGTGCAAAGAGGCAGGGATGAAGGGCATCATCATCACGGCCAAGCATCACGACGGCTTTTGCCTGTGGCCCTCGCGCTATACTGAGCACTCCGTCAAGAACAGCCCCTGGCGCGACGGTCATGGCGATGTGCTGGCCGAATTGGCCACCGCCTGCCGGCAATATGGCCTGAAGATGGGCATCTACCTGTCGCCGTGGGACCGCCACGAGCCCAGCTACGGCGATACGCCGCGCTACAATGAATTCTACAAGAACCAGTTGCGCGAAGTGCTCACCGGCTACGGCGAGCTCTTTGAGGTGTGGTTCGACGGGGCATGTGGCGAAGGTCCCCATGGCAGGCGGCAGGTGTACGATTGGCCGGCCTTCTTCGCGGTGGTGAGGGAATGTCAGCCGCAGGCAGTCATCTTTAGCGACGGGGGCCCGGACGTCCGCTGGGTGGGAAACGAGCGCGGATTCGCCGACGTGACCAATTGGTCGCTTCTCCGCCGCGCCGAGGTGTGGCCGGGTTACCCCCGCTACCAGGAGCTCACCAGTGGCCACGCCGACGGCACGCATTGGGTGCCGGCCGAGGCCGATGTTTCCATACGACCGGGCTGGTTCTACCATACCCCCGAAGACGCACGGGTCAAGTCCGTTGCCGAGCTCCTGGAGATTTACTACGCCTCGGTGGGGCGCAATGCAGCGCTGCTTCTCAACGTCCCTGTGGACCGCCACGGGCTCATCCCGCGTGCGGATTCGCTCCGCCTGCTGGAGTTCCGGCGCGCGCTGGAGGCAGAGTTCCCCGAGGACGTGGCACGGCGGGCCCACGCCACGGCGTCTCAGGTGCGTGGCAACCATCGCCGCTTTGCGCCGCAGCGGGCCATCGATGGCGACAACGCCACCTACTGGGCCACCGACGACACCGTCACTGCGGCCTGGCTGGAGCTGGACCTGCGCAGGCCGACCTTGGTGAACCGCCTCGTGCTACAGGAGTACATCGCCTTGGGCCAGAGGGTGGAGGAGTTGCACGTCGAGGCGGAGGTGGACGGCAAATGGCAGAGGGTTGCGGAGGGCACGACCATCGGCTACAAGCGGATTTTGCGCCTGCCTGAGGTGCGTGCTCGCCGGCTTCGTCTGTGCATCACCAAGGCCAGGGCCTGCCCGACCATTGCCACCTTTGCACTCTATCGCGCGGGGAGGCCTTAG